The Syntrophomonadaceae bacterium genome includes a window with the following:
- a CDS encoding endonuclease III domain-containing protein: MRIRGGKYLLGEQKFLLEVYQKLYDHYGPRHWWPAETEFEVMAGAVLTQNVAWRNVEKAIALLKQRGLMNPEALYHVELSLLEELIVPSRYYKAKAKKLKALAGLIMEEFGGNLAEMFNLPPLSLRARLLQVYGIGPETADSIILYAAKKPIFVVDAYTRRIFHRLGVFSPDAGYQVMQDYFMRALPHQAELFNEYHALIDCLGHRLCKTTDPKCILCPLKDICRIEVGCERLDVGNL, from the coding sequence ATTCGGATTAGAGGGGGAAAGTATTTGCTGGGGGAGCAAAAATTTTTGCTGGAGGTCTATCAAAAATTGTATGATCATTACGGACCCAGACACTGGTGGCCTGCTGAGACCGAGTTCGAGGTGATGGCTGGGGCGGTGCTCACCCAAAACGTGGCCTGGCGTAATGTGGAAAAGGCAATCGCTCTTTTGAAACAAAGAGGTTTAATGAACCCGGAAGCCTTGTACCATGTTGAGCTTTCCTTGCTGGAGGAACTGATTGTTCCTTCCAGGTATTACAAGGCGAAGGCTAAAAAGCTTAAAGCTCTGGCAGGTTTAATTATGGAGGAATTCGGCGGGAATCTGGCGGAAATGTTTAATCTGCCGCCATTAAGCCTCCGAGCCCGGCTGCTGCAGGTTTATGGCATTGGCCCGGAAACAGCTGACAGCATTATTCTTTACGCTGCCAAAAAGCCAATTTTCGTCGTTGATGCGTATACCAGAAGAATATTTCACCGCCTCGGTGTTTTTTCGCCAGATGCGGGTTACCAGGTGATGCAGGACTATTTTATGCGTGCTCTGCCTCATCAGGCAGAGCTTTTTAATGAATATCACGCACTGATAGATTGTCTGGGTCACCGCCTGTGCAAAACGACAGATCCGAAATGTATTTTATGTCCTCTTAAAGATATCTGCAGAATTGAGGTGGGATGTGAGAGGCTAGATGTGGGAAACTTGTAG
- a CDS encoding ferredoxin — protein MKVVVDPDLCIACGTCIDICPEVYGWNDEGIAHSIVDEVPAEDEESAREALESCPTDAIKD, from the coding sequence ATGAAGGTTGTTGTTGATCCGGATCTTTGCATTGCTTGCGGCACCTGCATCGACATCTGCCCTGAAGTTTATGGCTGGAATGACGAAGGCATTGCCCACAGCATCGTTGATGAAGTGCCCGCTGAAGATGAAGAAAGCGCCCGAGAAGCTTTGGAATCATGCCCCACGGATGCTATTAAGGACTAA